GGCACCGCCACCCCGTACCGCGAAAAAGGGTTCTGGGAACTGACGCAAAGGGTGTTGGATGAGGTGGGGTAGGCCGAGTGATACAACACCAAGACGCCAAGGTTTAGAGACGTGAAGGTATATAGAGCCACACCCCTTCCCGAGTGTTATTATGGATTGCATCACGGAGTGCATATACATCGGGAACCACGTTGAGGCGCATGATGATGCGGTACTCAAAGAAAATGGCATATGTTCAGTATTGAGCTTATATGGCAGTTATGTGGGTAAAGAAAGTAGCAGCCAGCAAGCCAAGCAGATCTATGCGGTAGAACTTATTGATGGTGCGGGAAACTCAATTCAGTCTTTACGGAACCTGACTGCGGAACTCATCCGTATGTCAGAGGAGCATCCGCCGGTTTTGATACATTGCCACGCGGGCAGGAGTCGTTCCGTCGCGGCTGCTGCGGCATTCCTCGTCATAAAACATAAGCTACTACCGGCAGAAGCCATTGCGCTGGTCCGTAAAAAGCGCGACTCATACCTTGCGCCGGAGCTTGAGCGCCTCGTCTATCAAATCCGATAACCTGCGGCACTGCCTTCCTTGGCGTCTTGGCAGTTCGTGACCTACTTCGCCTCGAACCAATCCTTCCCCACCCCCACATCCACCTTCAACGGCACGCTCAGCTCCATCGCGCCGGTCATCGCTTCTTGAACAACCTGAGAGATGCGGTCCGCTTCGCTAGCCGGGCACTCGACGACGAGTTCGTCGTGGATTTGTAGCAGCAGCTTGGCCGGCAGGGACTCTTCTTCGATGCGGTGTTGCAGGTTGACCATCGCGACCTTGATGAGGTCGGCCGCGCTGCCCTGCACGACTGAGTTGATCGCGAGGCGCTCGGCGAGCTGGCGCTTCTGGCCGTTGCGGTCGTCGATGTCGGGGATCGCGCGGCGTCGGCCCAGCACGGTCTGGACATACCCGTGCTCGCGGGCGTGGGCGACGCACTCATCAAGAAAACGATCAATGCCCGTGAACCGCAGCTTGTAGTCGGCGATGAGTTTCGCGGCGGCCTCGTTGTCCATCTCGTCGATGCGGCGGGCCAGGCCGTAGGCCGTGATGCCGTAGATGATGCCGAAGTTGATGACCTTGGCGCGGGCGCGTTGTTCACCCGTCACTTCGTCCGGGGGCGTCTCGAACACCTGCGCCGCGACGGCGGTGTGGATGTCTTGGTCGTCCTTGAACGCGGCGGTGAGCGCGGCGTCCTGGCTGAGGTGCGCGAGGACGCGCAGCTCGATCTGCGAGTAGTCCGCCGCGATCAACACATGCCCCGGCGG
The sequence above is a segment of the Phycisphaeraceae bacterium D3-23 genome. Coding sequences within it:
- a CDS encoding dual specificity protein phosphatase, coding for MDCITECIYIGNHVEAHDDAVLKENGICSVLSLYGSYVGKESSSQQAKQIYAVELIDGAGNSIQSLRNLTAELIRMSEEHPPVLIHCHAGRSRSVAAAAAFLVIKHKLLPAEAIALVRKKRDSYLAPELERLVYQIR